The following nucleotide sequence is from Synchiropus splendidus isolate RoL2022-P1 chromosome 1, RoL_Sspl_1.0, whole genome shotgun sequence.
TCCGTGGcatgtggtggactttggttcaccatcgtagttctgaatgtatttttaatccagggagcCTTTGACCATGACACTggtcaactctgagtctctggatccctgtttatttgatgagatggagtggtcctcataggttctctgacgcgctcgtctgccttggttcacatcgacacatgcaggtctccctctgccaaggtgaaaatagttggatattggcggcggcgtcctcttccacgtccccattagggttcactgatcgcggacacactctcacaggcagcgctaatgctatgagccgccatcagttagggaccgtcaacaaattctaaagcctcaaagtatgagtgacatcttcaataaggccatggaaaacaagcattttaggagagagaattgtgaaaaggtttttcatcacacaagacaaaggactgacagtttgtatcatgatttggagaatagagtatgactccatgatcatttcttcacatttcttcagtagcatctaggaaatgtgtccagactgctccatagttcaagtcaactgttcagagacatgagatacagcagacagacggctccatttaacccctaaataaagctggcagagcagtctgtcagacaccagcggcttctaccagagacctgaaacattgagtttctcatctctgcacttggtTCGCTATTgtattgaaacatcaacaaagaatgatgctggagacaaactccactcataagtttcatcataaaacagtttcaagagagactgttgtgtccaacacatggaagagaatgaacatggatttatcctgatcatttttctttggtccatatcgcccatccctactaaGCACCTATTTATTAGAAATGTAAGCCTTTGTTGGTAAGCCTGATAAAAGATTGGATATTGTACTGTACTGGCTGCGACGTCGTGCTGCATGCGTTGTGTAAAGGTGTTTTCAGTTTCATACCTATGTGGTCCTTGTTGTTGCCGTGCCTGGCGAGGTTCCTCAGCAGACCTGACAGTGGTCTCAGCACCACCTCATTTTCAGTGTCCAACAGATCCAGCAGGATGGGCAGCatcctctcctgctccagcaccacGGTGCTCAGCACCGACGCCCACtgacaagcaaacacacacggCTTGTGAGCCGAGCTAGTTCCAACGCTACCTGAGGATCGCAGTCGTACCCGAGCGTCTCCGGCTGTCAGGTTCTGCAGCGCCCCCAGCGCTGCTTCCTGGCTGGCGCAGCTGCTGTCACTGTTCTGAAGAATCAGTTTGTACACAGCCACAATGTTCGGGTGCCACAGCCACTCCGCCCCCTTTGGCTGCCGCGACACTTCGGACAGGATGGACAGGTTCTGGTGATGCTGCTGAAAACAGCCAGGTTTCACATGGTCAGATCACATGACCACTGATGTGGTGAGTGCTTTACTGTTGGAACATGCTTCCATAGCGAGTTTAACACTTTAGTCTGCAATAAGTCTCTTTGACTTAAATTTAGGGGCAGCACAGTGCACACGTCAGCCCCCCGGGGACTCACAGGGATCATTCCATCATCTGAGCACTGACCCCGCATACGTCATGTGTGACACAGCTAATGAAAGTGGGAGTGACCACAGCAACACAGTATCCGCGGGTCAGTTTAGCCTCCATTTGTGCTCCCATCACAGCAATGAGTCACCCTACACTCAGGAAAGCCGATACTCCCCGCGCACCTGAAGCCGAGTCTAACCTTTCCATGAGTGTACGGCCTCCGACGACCAGACACCCGAGAGAACATCTGTGTCCATACAAAAGCCTGAACCTGAAATATCGTTCTGCCTGGAAGCATGATGACATGGATGCACGCTGGGAAGCTCAAGATGAACTTTTTCAGAGACATTGATCTTCAGCTCCCATTTCAAACATGACCCTAGTTCAAGCTGCTCAACAGGACAAATACTAACTTGCCATAGACACGTTGAAATAACTCCAACAGTGAAATGAATCCAGAGCAAGCTTCTTCACGGAGAGGAGCATTGATCCAGGAGTAGGGTACCTTCGATTGTTTCTTGTTGTATATATTGAAACAGCCAATGGCGTCCCTCTCCATGTGGGCCGAGCCTCTGGTCGGACCCTCCAGACGGTGGCGGACTGAGGGGGGCAGCTCCGAGTACAGCTGGTAGGACAGGTTTCTCAGCACACACAGGGAGTTTTCCAAACCCTGAGCATGGGACACAGCAACGCATTTCATAGCCTTTACTACTGACATGAGGTTGGATTCAGTCACTCATCCGTATGTTGCGAAACCTGATTTCACCTTGTCATTTGGCCGCTCTTCTTGTTGCACGTAGGACAAGAGTGAGTCCACCAGGCCTCGCATATCTCTCATCTTCTCCCTGGTCTTCTGGTTCACAGAGCTCAGGTTCCTTTGCAAAAGCAAACACAGAACAAGCATGATATAGCAAGACTTTGTTGTGTTGGTTGTGCGATTGTTGATCACTTGTTTCAGTTTCTTGTCAAAGTATGGATATGACATTACGAAACTCTGATTCTCTCAGGATTGTTGTCACAAGTCGCCAGTTATGTTGTGTTAGTCACAGTTAGTTTGGTGGTTTATTTCCTGTCGTCCAGTTTATCcgcccctctgttcctttgtttATCGTCTTcttgtcaagtctccacgtcaggTCAAGAACCCAAGTCAAGTAGGTTGAGTCCGGTCTCGTCTAGTCACTGTCAAGTCGTCgtcctgtcaagtcaagtctagtCAACACCAAGTCATTGTCTCTTCAAATTAAGTCAAGACTCATCTAGTCATCGCCAAGTCATCGTCTCCTCAAATTAAGTCAAGTCTTGTCTCTTCAAGTCATCGTCAAGTCTTTTCAACGTCAAGTCTGTTCCTGTCTGATCAAGTGTTGTCCTCaacctgcttttctgtttccctatatggtttttgttttggactgaACCGTGGTCAAACTCAGATCCtgatctgtctctgtctcatgACAAGTGCACCACCTTTACGAAAAGATCAACACAAGTTATCATTTAAATATGACTAAAATGTCGTCCACTAGAACGTCACTGGAGAAAGATTTCAATAATGTATTCGTGGGGTCAGGAGCTTTACACAGCGCATCTGGGACGGTGGAGAGAAATCTGTCAGTTCATGGTCCTGACAAGATGTTTCTGTTTGTCTGCCACGCtccttttattcattcattcctcgGGCAAGTTGTAGAAATagtgctgtttttttcaggGCTCTTATCAGAGACAGCTGAGGGGAAGTTTGTCACATAGCATTAGCACTCTTTTACTGAATTCCATTATTATACAAGGCAGAATGTAAAATGATAGGATGTAGTCACAGCAGAATGGGGTCCGTTTGTGAGAGAAATCCTGTGCAGTTTTGCACTGTGTGGCTACCTCAGGCAGCCGGTGGTGTTGTAGAAGATGTCTCTCTCGGACGGGCTCAGTGGGAAGCTGCTACAAAGAGGAATGAGGACCTTCTCTGTGAGCTCCGCTAAAGCCTCTTTGGATAGTTTCTCCTTCAGGTTGTCTCTGGATGAGAGGTTCCACAGGACGCCTGCAAAGATAAATGCAAGATCAAGAACATTCACGTTGGTCTCACGGGTCACGGGACCCGTATATCCACCTGTGATGTTCTTCCGCAGCTCCTCATCAGGCTCCCCCAGGATGTTGACCAAGCGCATCACTCCCCCAGCGTCGATGAGCGCAGCTTTGTTGTCGGAGTTCTCATAGATGAGGTTACGCATGGCTCCGGTGGCAAAGCGCTGGACTTCCTCGTTCTCACTGGAGAACAGGTTGACCAGTGCTGGGACTCCGTGCAGGACCCGCACCTACGGCGGGATTCTCAGAATCACAAGACTAGCatacacacaacaacaaaaagatcCTCATTGAATGACTGACCTGGTTTTTGGCGTCGTTGCTATGGTAACACTGGTGTTGTATATACGCTGCTCCGAGGGCCTGCAAGGCCGTGTCATGCTCCGAGAGATACCTGACTGCTGTGGGCATGTCCAGACCGTGCAGCctaccaccacacacacacacacgcacacacgcacacacacagacaaacacagggTGAACTCAACAGGACTCTAAGGTTAACAAAATAGCATTTATCGAAGAAGAAACAGATCAGCATCACAGAAagcaaggaaaaaaatatatatatatacgtgtgcgtgtatatttaatttaatttaatttaatttaattcttgAACAAAATCatctgaaattcttatacaaatattttcaagacgtaaaaagagctttagtttaaataaggtgatataaaatcttgaatgtagccaccatcctgatttattgtgctattgtcaaactgatgtaaaagaaacaatattttgttgtttaaatgtatgtatggggtCATTCTTCTGTAATCCACTTGAATTGGCTGAGAAATAGCAGACAAATGTCGGGTGACTGAACTGTGTTTTCATGACTTTTCTCTGGTGGACAGCTTTGCATTTTTAAGGGATGGTTTCCTTCATATCCATCAGCTTGTTTGCTATCCATTCCATTCCAAAACATTGATAAAGACAAGGTCAACCAAGGGTCTATTTTAATGTAAGGTTCTGTTCATTAGATAGACTCACCCTCCCATCGGGTCGTTGCTGTGTATCGAGGCTCCCTCTATCACGTCCATGCCTTTCCCGACACTTCTCACGCTGCGGAGTGAGGCCACCCTCTGCAGAGGGGACGTCTGATACCCACACTCAAAACCATGGTTAGACCTGgaagcctgctgctgctgccactgggcGCCCCAGCCATCTCCCTGGACCGGGACGATCCTACTGGTCCCCGCCCAGTTCTCCTGGCCAAAAGCgttctgctgctggaaatgCTGCTGGCGGTTGGTGATGCGGCTTATGGTGCGGTGGGACGGACCTTTGTAGATGTACTGGTACGGCAGCTCCTCTTCCTGTGGGCAGACCCTGCCCTGAGCCAGCGTGCCGCTGAGGCTGCGTCTCAAAATGCCAGCAGGGGGAACCGGCAGGGGATAGTTGCCGTTCTCTGCTGGGAAAAGGGGCAACGTCAAATGAAGCTCCTGGTCTGCCTGGCCGATGGACTTGGAGCGTCGGCTTCTGCTGTGGCCCTGGGAGGTCTGGTAGCTGCTGTGCACCGTGCTGCTCCGGGACTGGGACACTCGAGAACTTGTTTCTGCAGCCGAGCGGGAGGAGAAGCCGGCGTTGTACAGCGGTCCTGTAGACACCTGCACGAGGAAGGATGCGGAGGTCGAAGGTCAGCGGCAGGTCTGATGGGACTCCAAGAGACATTGGCCACTGACGTAGtgacgggctggtgaggcttcatgaaactctgCCCACTTGAGGGCACTCTGGTCTCAAATTGACATGACATGCAACCTCACATCAATCTTAAACCAAGTGAGCCACCCACTGACTTcagaaaaatgaggacactgtttcatggagcctCAGCGGCACATCACCACTGACCTGACGGTGCAGTCAGACTTTCCTCCGGCATGTAGTTCCCAGCCAGGTTCCTGCTCACACTCTGGCCTATATTTCTACCCAAGCAACCAGGTAAACATGCTCAATAGGTTTGGGACTCCTTTCCCTTCAACTGCCATCTACATTACCATCAACAGTACATTTGGACTTCAACCCTGGTCTATTCCTGGTCACCTATTGTTTGAGAAGTGACAGACATTCAACCAAATGGTCAATGAGCAGTTGGGTCCAAGCATCTCAACACGTATACTTCAGTATAATGTAACTTTTACAAGGCAGGGTGCATTCAATGCATTTGCAATTTGAGGTTGTTGTTTTTGACTCCAGCCTTTGACACAGACATTGTGAAAGCTACAAGTTGTTGATCACAACAAACATTTTCGCTCTATATTTTATACTTTTTCCCTTTGACCTTTGCCCACCACATGGATTTAATAAGATGTCGCTGGCCATGGAAAACCTCAATACGGATGACGGGTTTGTGAAGAAGCAGTTCATCACAAGAGAACATGTGGAAAGCTTCTGCAAAATGTTCTACATTCAACACCTCCAGTCGAGAGGCCGCTCCCTCTGCTGAATTCACAGGAAGCTCACTGTGGCCTTTTCATTGTTAACAGCAGTGTCCTGTTTATATTTTTCCTGTTATTTCACTGTGCTGATTTAGGTGAGAGCACAGTAGCTGCAGCCTTTTTTTCTGAGAGAAAACACTGTTCCTTTCAGTGAAGTGAATGTGTGCGTTTACAAATGCAGCTTTACTTCGAATATCACAATTGCTCACTTAATTTAAGCTGAAAAGCATCTTTGGTTTCACTGTAGATTGTTCATTGCATGAGCAACTGTCACTATAATTTCTTAATTTGATTTGCTTTGTTTCCTTACTGTCAAACTGTTTAAATAACAGTACTTTCCATTTGATGTtatgaactggaatcatcaacagctcacatcttttattgacattaaagcgctcaaaatgtgtcccaagttccgacaccacagcaggtctcagctgctgcttctggtctccgctcctccaggagatcggctctgtgggcggagtttgagggtgaaaacagcgcattttgagcgtttTAAGGTCCATGAACgcttgtgatgtcatgggtttgatgtgaccaggctcaatattttggcagcatgaggctctttagcaAGTAAAAATTCTTATATTAGCTGTATAAGctacagggttcagaccacgaaaAAAAAGTGGAGGCTTATAGACTCAGAATTACGGTAGATTTGGGGCAAACTACCCTGAAAAAGCCTTGTGAGTCTGACCAGCAGAACAACAATGTGCTCCCTGAACCAATGTTCAGCCTAAAATCCAAACAAGCCTGTGTGAATCACGTTCCTAGTTTCCCCACTGGCGttggcaataaagctttttCTGATCATAAATCAGAGACATCAGACAGCCAGCAGAGTCGAGGACCCAGGGAGCGTTGAGGCTTCCCACCCCTGAGTGAGATTATGTTTCCTTTCGCTCCGATGCCTTGAAATTCCCTTGAATCCCAAAGTGACAACTTAACCATAACAATGTTTGAGAAAGCCAATTACCTTGGCTTCAAATGTCGGAGGTTCAATCCAAGTGAGGCGAGGGAGATATGAACGTAGATAGAAATGTAACTAGGTGTGAAATACAACTGAacgatgagatgagatgacagaCATCACTGAATCCTTTATGGATGTTATTCAAGTACATTAAGCAAAGACACATTTCACAGCACGTCACGAGGTGCTGTCAGTACTCACAGCCATGGGGCGGGTGGGTGTGTGGATCATGGACCTGGAGCTGAAGCCAGCGCTGTGAGAGAAGCTGCTGTGAGGAGGGGACGTGTACTctaaaacaaaagaagagaggagaagttGCTGACCAGTGTCTGGTGAGGCACAATTTAAAAGAATCGCGCCCGGATTTCCAACAGAACAGA
It contains:
- the LOC128756286 gene encoding plakophilin-3-like isoform X2; this translates as MSAAAAEGCFLSALQPNSSCTAYGLPSDGPCQDPAAKARRVQEQVRMRLAEKKCSSLSRLDDSSLGAAEYTSPPHSSFSHSAGFSSRSMIHTPTRPMAVSTGPLYNAGFSSRSAAETSSRVSQSRSSTVHSSYQTSQGHSRSRRSKSIGQADQELHLTLPLFPAENGNYPLPVPPAGILRRSLSGTLAQGRVCPQEEELPYQYIYKGPSHRTISRITNRQQHFQQQNAFGQENWAGTSRIVPVQGDGWGAQWQQQQASRSNHGFECGYQTSPLQRVASLRSVRSVGKGMDVIEGASIHSNDPMGGLHGLDMPTAVRYLSEHDTALQALGAAYIQHQCYHSNDAKNQVRVLHGVPALVNLFSSENEEVQRFATGAMRNLIYENSDNKAALIDAGGVMRLVNILGEPDEELRKNITGVLWNLSSRDNLKEKLSKEALAELTEKVLIPLCSSFPLSPSERDIFYNTTGCLRNLSSVNQKTREKMRDMRGLVDSLLSYVQQEERPNDKGLENSLCVLRNLSYQLYSELPPSVRHRLEGPTRGSAHMERDAIGCFNIYNKKQSKHHQNLSILSEVSRQPKGAEWLWHPNIVAVYKLILQNSDSSCASQEAALGALQNLTAGDARWASVLSTVVLEQERMLPILLDLLDTENEVVLRPLSGLLRNLARHGNNKDHIAKNMVNVLVSKLPSDGHQKTPSSEVVVNICGTLNHLVTSSSLAARDISYFGGLSKLMGIKTSHDNSSGSLKAARAASTVLCNMFHYSKLHKDYKMASPGETSQTSASDFTPLQTFWTLWGRGPAESLQELGVFNHCFVAKLGRCVSDGCK
- the LOC128756286 gene encoding plakophilin-3-like isoform X1, whose translation is MSAAAAEGCFLSALQPNSSCTAYGLPSDGPCQDPAAKARRVQEQVRMRLAEKKCSSLSRLDDSSLGAAEYTSPPHSSFSHSAGFSSRSMIHTPTRPMAVSTGPLYNAGFSSRSAAETSSRVSQSRSSTVHSSYQTSQGHSRSRRSKSIGQADQELHLTLPLFPAENGNYPLPVPPAGILRRSLSGTLAQGRVCPQEEELPYQYIYKGPSHRTISRITNRQQHFQQQNAFGQENWAGTSRIVPVQGDGWGAQWQQQQASRSNHGFECGYQTSPLQRVASLRSVRSVGKGMDVIEGASIHSNDPMGGLHGLDMPTAVRYLSEHDTALQALGAAYIQHQCYHSNDAKNQVRVLHGVPALVNLFSSENEEVQRFATGAMRNLIYENSDNKAALIDAGGVMRLVNILGEPDEELRKNITGVLWNLSSRDNLKEKLSKEALAELTEKVLIPLCSSFPLSPSERDIFYNTTGCLRNLSSVNQKTREKMRDMRGLVDSLLSYVQQEERPNDKGLENSLCVLRNLSYQLYSELPPSVRHRLEGPTRGSAHMERDAIGCFNIYNKKQSKQHHQNLSILSEVSRQPKGAEWLWHPNIVAVYKLILQNSDSSCASQEAALGALQNLTAGDARWASVLSTVVLEQERMLPILLDLLDTENEVVLRPLSGLLRNLARHGNNKDHIAKNMVNVLVSKLPSDGHQKTPSSEVVVNICGTLNHLVTSSSLAARDISYFGGLSKLMGIKTSHDNSSGSLKAARAASTVLCNMFHYSKLHKDYKMASPGETSQTSASDFTPLQTFWTLWGRGPAESLQELGVFNHCFVAKLGRCVSDGCK
- the LOC128756286 gene encoding plakophilin-3-like isoform X4, which gives rise to MSAAAAEGCFLSALQPNSSCTAYGLPSDGPCQDPAAKARRVQEQVRMRLAEKKCSSLSRLDDSSLGAAEYTSPPHSSFSHSAGFSSRSMIHTPTRPMAVSTGPLYNAGFSSRSAAETSSRVSQSRSSTVHSSYQTSQGHSRSRRSKSIGQADQELHLTLPLFPAENGNYPLPVPPAGILRRSLSGTLAQGRVCPQEEELPYQYIYKGPSHRTISRITNRQQHFQQQNAFGQENWAGTSRIVPVQGDGWGAQWQQQQASRSNHGFECGYQTSPLQRVASLRSVRSVGKGMDVIEGASIHSNDPMGGLHGLDMPTAVRYLSEHDTALQALGAAYIQHQCYHSNDAKNQVRVLHGVPALVNLFSSENEEVQRFATGAMRNLIYENSDNKAALIDAGGVMRLVNILGEPDEELRKNITGVLWNLSSRDNLKEKLSKEALAELTEKVLIPLCSSFPLSPSERDIFYNTTGCLRNLSSVNQKTREKMRDMRGLVDSLLSYVQQEERPNDKGLENSLCVLRNLSYQLYSELPPSVRHRLEGPTRGSAHMERDAIGCFNIYNKKQSKHHQNLSILSEVSRQPKGAEWLWHPNIVAVYKLILQNSDSSCASQEAALGALQNLTAGDARWASVLSTVVLEQERMLPILLDLLDTENEVVLRPLSGLLRNLARHGNNKDHIAKNMVNVLVSKLPSDGHQKTPSSEVVVNICGTLNHLVTSSSLAARDISYFGGLSKLMGIKTSHDNSSGSLKAARAASTVLCNMFHYSKLHKDYKMKGFSRRDFTDISV
- the LOC128756286 gene encoding plakophilin-3-like isoform X3, encoding MSAAAAEGCFLSALQPNSSCTAYGLPSDGPCQDPAAKARRVQEQVRMRLAEKKCSSLSRLDDSSLGAAEYTSPPHSSFSHSAGFSSRSMIHTPTRPMAVSTGPLYNAGFSSRSAAETSSRVSQSRSSTVHSSYQTSQGHSRSRRSKSIGQADQELHLTLPLFPAENGNYPLPVPPAGILRRSLSGTLAQGRVCPQEEELPYQYIYKGPSHRTISRITNRQQHFQQQNAFGQENWAGTSRIVPVQGDGWGAQWQQQQASRSNHGFECGYQTSPLQRVASLRSVRSVGKGMDVIEGASIHSNDPMGGLHGLDMPTAVRYLSEHDTALQALGAAYIQHQCYHSNDAKNQVRVLHGVPALVNLFSSENEEVQRFATGAMRNLIYENSDNKAALIDAGGVMRLVNILGEPDEELRKNITGVLWNLSSRDNLKEKLSKEALAELTEKVLIPLCSSFPLSPSERDIFYNTTGCLRNLSSVNQKTREKMRDMRGLVDSLLSYVQQEERPNDKGLENSLCVLRNLSYQLYSELPPSVRHRLEGPTRGSAHMERDAIGCFNIYNKKQSKQHHQNLSILSEVSRQPKGAEWLWHPNIVAVYKLILQNSDSSCASQEAALGALQNLTAGDARWASVLSTVVLEQERMLPILLDLLDTENEVVLRPLSGLLRNLARHGNNKDHIAKNMVNVLVSKLPSDGHQKTPSSEVVVNICGTLNHLVTSSSLAARDISYFGGLSKLMGIKTSHDNSSGSLKAARAASTVLCNMFHYSKLHKDYKMKGFSRRDFTDISV